Below is a window of Salvelinus sp. IW2-2015 linkage group LG11, ASM291031v2, whole genome shotgun sequence DNA.
TGGAACGGGAGAGAGGAGCTCTGACCCAGGAGAATCAGCAACTGCGGATCTTACTGCGCCAGTACCTGGATGGCATCTCTGTTAGCGACGAGATCCTCCGCCATCGCAACCCCCTGCTGATGGTGTCACAGCCCACCCTCGCCGTTCAACCCACTGCTGACGCCCAACGCAAGCGCCACACTGTCATTGAGGCAGCACATGTTGTGCAGCGCACGCTGTAGACACAATAACAGGCTCAGATCACACACCATCACTCCTAGATTAACTTCAAAAGGGGTTTAAGTTGTACACTGACTAGGAGTAAATAACTTCAAACTGCCAGAATGCACTCCTTCTGACAGAACTCAATTCCTTATTCTATTTGTGTGTAACTTCTTTCTACCAGGTGTCTTACAATATCCATCAAATAAAAGAGGACTATTCCATCTGATAATAACAACGTTCCcttgttgtttttacattttattatttaaatagtTCTGTGAGTTTCCTTTATTTATTCTTGCTCTTCTTGGCCTTCTTCTTGCCTGGCCGCTGGGCATTGGCCTTGTTATAGAGGTAGAGGCCCACCATGCCCAGCAGAGTGGGAACAAGGCCCAGACATACTAGGGGGAAGACATCATTCACCATCTTCTGCCATGGGGTTGCCTGGATCAGTGACATCACCTCCACTTCAAACTCTAGAGCAGCATCAGCTAACAGGACAGAgggaagaagagtgagagaggatcAACTACTGAGTTGTGTGTTGCTGTGCTCAGCCAGACCTTTGAAAAGGTGCTGGACTAGCTAGACAGTTATCAAGGTGAGATATTTATTGCCATATTTATTGTGTGTATATGCAGATGTGTTTAAGTACCTGGGATGGTGGGAGGGTATCCTCGCTTTCCATAGGCAAGGTGTGGTGGAATAGTGGTCTTGATTTTTTGTCTAGAGGACCATAAGACAGAACAAGGTTATTCTCATAGATTTTCATGTTATCCACTATTTGTGACATTTTACCAAAGTAATTTGAGACAGGATCTTTGATTGCTTCCCATAGTGgtaatacagtaatccctcgtttatcgcgggggttacgttccgaaaatgacccgcgataagtgaaatccgcgaaatagattatttttttttttttacaattagcaactattacatgtatacaaatacagtgactcacgtgtaggccgtttcgtcgacattatgggtttaggagatgttcgaaattacaagataatttggccaacttaatgtaaatttgccaagctgttttatgtacgtacacataactgcacgagacgacaaaatgatagcacaattcgtagcatgttttgatacaagaagcgggagtgagtttttagcgaatcagaatgcagagcacaatgcaccaaaaaaaaataaaaaatgcattatgaaaatccgcgaaatagcgaatccgcgataagtgaaccgcgaagtggcgagggatcactgtatctATATTTGAAACTAATTGTCCTTGCTTAGCCAAGTCATATTGAATTCCTAGTGGAAGTGGTTCTAAATGAATGTAGTCCACTTCAAAATGTTGTATTGGCAGACCGTGACCGTTTACTTACCCTTCACAAACGCCTACCAAGCTCTGTTCCAGACCTGTTGGAGATACAGTATCACAGTGAATGATGCAATAACAAACACTACAAGTGTGAGCTATATTTGAAggtatatttaaacaataaggcacgagggggtgtggtatatggccaatataccactaaGGGCTGGATACAGCCCACATGCCACATGCCACAAACCCCCCAGGTGCATTATTgttatgaactggttaccaacgtaattagaacagtaaaaataaatgttgtcataccagtggtatatggtctgatataccacagctgtcaggaAATCAGCACTCAGGGctagaaccacccagtttataatactgtTAACTTAAGCTAGTGTTCCTGTTTTGTGTGATCAATATATTGTCTAAAACTGTCTTTTTGAATGGTTGTGATTTTACCAGGGATAACGGTCCTCTTTCCCAGCACAACAACAAGGGGGTCCCGGGACAGTGATGAGTCAATCACCTTGCCATCTGCCAGCAGTTTACCCTGTTCAGAGCATTGGAACAATATGGTAGGTGCATGTTAAGAGATTTTGCACGAGCTTGATCAGCTTGATTCTGCATCAGCTTGATTCTAATCTAAATGGAAGGTTAAGATGCATATCCCGTTCAAGTCACATTAAAATGTGAAACACTTGACAGACTGTTTAATGTTCTTTACAGGAGTGGCTGCACtgggcacactggttgaatcaatgacATCGTCGTGTCAATGAAGTCacgtgggaccattctagccaatgagatggCAGACACGCCTGTGAACAACCGCACAACGGTTTTCACTAGTTAACAGCCACAGTCAAATGGCTTTATcgtaaaaatgaaaacaaaatgtgcttttaatttaaggttagcgGTGTGGTTAAGATTAGAAAACGCAACCTACTGCTGAAGACAGATTTTAGGCCCAGTTATGCCTCATCCTTTCTGGTTTGGTCATGTTCTCCTGCTCAGACATTGCTGAGGCAtgacagatcttacaacgcctggttAGGCATTTTACTTATCAAAACCACATGTTAAATCTGGTAATGAGCAGGAGTGCTGACGTGTTGTAGCTCCCCCATCACACTACCGAGTAGAATGTTTGGCACGCGAAAAACGTGTCCATTGCACATGGGGTAAAACACGCAATTTACTTGCCATCACAGATATGATTACAAACTAAGTGTAATGCAAAACTGAAAGTTGCTTTTATTTGACAATATGATTGGCACACGAATTTCCCAGTCTTTAGTGAAAAACGAACTTGCTGCTTTACACCGTGCCACATAGGCAACATCATATCGAGTCAAATGTATCGAGGTGCAATGAATCAGCACCACTTACTTCAATTGCAGAGAACACTTTTGACCAGATTTAATAAAAATCGACATTTGTCTCTAAGCATGTAGGCTAGGTCTGATGTCAAACAGGGCGGTGCCTAGCCTACCTTTGAAAATGTTAGTTAGGCTATTAATTTACATGTTTTTCTTACCGTATAGTGGATTTGTAGCGTGTCTCCCATTTCTGACATTATAGAGCAAGTTTCGGGTTTCACCTTATGAAGGGGGGAAATCAAATTAAGTAATTTGCattccaaataaataaaatacatcgtTTTATTACATAAATAAGCGATACATTAACAATGTTAACAATAACAAgctgataggcctacattgttTCAATTTGGTCTGAATGTTGCAATGCATTGTATTCGGCTCGTGCAAGAGTCGCCACTTTCCTATCGCTGCTTTGGAGAAAATAGACAGAACTCACCAAGGTTTCCACCAATAACTCTTCCACAACATTTTGCTCGGCTTCAGTATCCTGTGCTGCAACATAAACGAAAGCAGCGAGCATGACTAGGATGACCCCAGTCTTGGCTTTCATTGTAAATCCGACCTTTTGGAAAACTACCCAACTAACTTCAGTGAAGCAAGCGCCTACGATTGACTATCGAAGGTAAAGCAGGCTAGACGCCGGTTAAGGCTGGTGTGTTGTTATATTAGGCTATGGCGATAACAGGGCAGCCGAACCGCGGACGTTGTCCTAAAACACCTGGGTCGCCGAAGTGCCCGCCTTAAACATTCCGCCAGCAACCCAGAAGTCCCTTGCTGATGGGTAACAGTGCAGTTACATTCTTTGTGTCGGTTGAGGGCAGTTGTGAGTATGATAAAAGCCCCAGCAGTTCGGATATGTCCTTTCAACCTGCCTAGGACCAGGCTACTTTCATCGCGAGTTGAAACCTCAGATCATGGGGGTTCCCATGGTTGCTGCCCGTTGTGCTGTATCTGATTCGCGCTATAGCCTATTTGCTTGTTTACTTTCCATACCTCACATAAGAAACCACCGTCTGTACTGACCTGTGTGCCAGCTGGACTCAATTACGTGTATATAAACCCTAGATTGTTAATGCTATGGTTGACCATTGAGGCTTTGAAGCCATCGGtccgccatattggcactccccagtgcaacctggtctcagagcaaaacGTATTATATTTTACCCAAAAAATCTAGCACCTCcatttagtgtgatatgttacatTACATTGACCAACCAATGTTGTAGCGGTCGTACAATATCATATGAATTGCAAGACGTATAGTATCCTACGTCTTGATCATTTAGTATGACATATTTTGTTTGATTGCTTTAGTATGATATAATACGTTTGACTGCTTTAGCATGATACGTTAGGTTAGgcattaaggttagggctaggagtTAGATTAAATGGTTAACTACCATGTTAAGTTGTTGCAATGTagttaaaaagtagtaagtaattGCAacgttgctaattagctaaaatgctatagttgtctgtgatgagattcgagcACGCAACCTTTGGGATGCTATATTTTCGCATTATACATCCAACCACGCTTCTTTCGTTTTTGCCTCAATTAATCTAATGTCAGACCAAACATAACAcatcatactaatttcagtgtcctggatttacatagACCAATGTAATGTAACCTAACATAAAGTAACAattcatactaaatggagtggcaCAGATTTTAAGAAAATATAAGCAGCCCTCCATAGGAATKaatggaattctacagtatttaaatgAAATGTTTCAAGTACAAAAGTACATATATTAaagcatttttgttgttgtattggggATAGTAACGTtagaaatttcataaaaattataGCTTAagaattttattttttgtttatctcacaatataattttaaaatattcattaaggtgtctgtaatataacacgtggcaaaaacgaatgtagacactaataaatgcatttctatagcttccaaaatattttttacaagatGGAGGCACGTTGGTTTCAACACAGCACCCCATATTAGTCATCTAGTGTATTTATGAATCATTGGCTAAAATGCAGCTCTTTAAAAGAGAAGGGTGCAATTGCAGCGTTCCTGCATTGGCAGGAACCCCACTATATATAattctattggtccatttttaAAATAGGACTCCCGTACACAGTCTGGAGGCGGAggcgctccagtacagtaggtggcggtaatgcaccataaagtTGGATGGAAACCAccaataaaccccacagaagaaagGACAGAGGCGAgtccagtgttgccaacttaatGATTTTGTcactatatttagcgagtattcatacccctctagcaatatatatatattttttaaatcgactagcgacaaatctagcgactttttctggtgttattggaggctCTGACGTGAAAGCACATATCGTTCTTATTCTTCTCAACAAGCAGCGGGTGCTGCCATGGGCCCAACCCCCGTCACAAAGCACTCACAGCCGGGCCCAGtcctcgcgcagcagtccctcccagctgcagtcagagcaggagatgttcacccctccgcatccagactgcaaatgaatcgcaatcagccgccgctggctgatcccgccctggcttacattcggggcgggatgtaaatgtaaaatgttctttgtctaaaataaatcactgcacaaaaataaatcactgcattttactcacacagcctcagtcacttactcaccttgtccactgtgtgtgtgcctctctgtgacataagctaaacatctagctggctagctcatcatgtctcagtctaaactgtacactcaaaaatacagaaaggagtgggaatcaaaccctgaattcaaaggctggttgaagccatttattggagatgatacacaggcatactgcctgtatttattgtaaggctgatttctacgccaaacttagtgatgtaaaaaaaacacatgacaactcaaaCATACTCAAAAAgcaaagccttataacagttccacccaaaacaagctgccattgatggttaaaaaaatggactctgcaaaaaaggctgaggccaccatggcattagctTTCGttgaacactgttccatgctggcatgtgatcacattggagaagcatgtagagctgctttctcagactccactgctgctacccacttcaaaatgcacaggacaaagtgcacagaaatgattaatggtgttctagcaccatactttctgaaaaagttggtcgcagatgtgggtgaccagcgtttcagcctCCACGATGAGTCTAcggatgtaagtgtttctaagtacctgggggttgtgataaggtactttagtgacaccaagcagacaatgctgaatccactggcaaatgttgatgtactcaaaggGCCAATAAGAAGCATTGCAGTACATGTCAGTTTTCAATGTGGAGGAAACTCTAAAGCACAATAAGAGCCCTGGAGAAATAGAAAAATAGCCAACCTCCTTGGCTACTCCCCTGCAGAGATAGACAAGATTGTCCAGCAATGGCATGCCATCCATCTTAGTAAATGGAATGAGACAAAAAACACTGGGCTTCTGGAGTGAGATTGGGAAGTTCAGGGATGCAGCTGATATCAACCCGTTTCAAGAACTTGCcatggctgctgtgtctgtgttgtccttgcCACACTCGAATGCTGAAGTCGAGAGAGTATTCAGACAGATGAGTGTGGTAAAAAGCAAACTTAGAAATTGGATGTCCTTGCAGACCCTTAACTCCATCCTGTACATTTGATATGGACTGAAGCTGTCTGGTGAGGCTTGCTATGAGCACCAGCTGCCTGATAATGTTTTGCAGCTTTTTTGGCACATCAGCTGCTTACTCATTTAAGTCAACTCCCTCAGTTGCTGAACCTGCCRTAGAGAGCCTTGACCAAAATGACAATGACCAACTCTCTGTGAGCcagcacagcctgtgtgtgtgtgtgtgtgtggaggggggctggggattttttttaaacctgaattagggccagactagttaccataattttctcacattgccattgacagttttttctatttactctttttggtccatttaaattgttaatgtagattgtatacaaaaaaaatgtaaaaaatgttatggttaaaaatgttcatgttttactgtgacttgttgtaggctcctaagtggaccataaaaccaaaccaaattaagaaaactaaacaaaaaaatgtaatatacaataaaaaactaagtaactccgccagagtgtctcttttgggtcacttttgccggtcccaagcccggataaagtaggagggttggaattgtgaccataaaaaaaacaagtatcgacagaagaaagttcattttttgtcttaaacatatttagggtgttttttactcactttttgtctctcccacaacGTTATtcctctcctacagcgtccatcacaattacatgcatatGGCCAATTAGGcgatgacgtcatttagcgacttttaggaccgccaatagctactttccttactgaggagttggcaacactgcaagGAGCTGTTAGGGTtagttataaatatatttggtGGTAGCAAGCTGGCTAAGGTTGGGCTAAGATACAGGTAGACAGTGTTCTTCGCTCCCACCTGTCTGGGCACTGCTTTCCCGCAATTCTGTTAACGACAGCAAGGGCATGTGTTAGCGAAGGACACTGGGTGCTGGCTAGCCACACACTGGATGAATAATTTCTAMgaaattacgttgaaccaacgtggaatagatgttgcaTTTGACGTCTGTGCCAAACCACCAATGTGCGGtcttcttgtgtaaatattttctgTCTGGATTGTAATTMTTTTTTTGGAATAGACAGACGTTCTGGgctctaaaatgtgtttattatgatcAAGTTCGATCCCCACTGTGAATGATTTAAAAGTTTGCTACAAATCGAgacattaattaaataaatagtgACTACTACGTTTGTAGTCATCACATGATCACGTGTTGACACAGACCAATCACCGACAGGCAGGCTACGAGGAGGCTCGCGACCTCAAGCACGCTCTTTAAACGTGCACCTACGGGGTGTGATGTGGCTCATAGGTTGACTCTCTCAAGTAGAATGAAAACGACAACAtcgaccatgatcctttgctagttacagccactttcaccatgatccttaGCGTTTCTTTGGTTCCATTCTGCAATATGGCGCGGTTCAAATTCAAATACTYCCGGCTTCATGCgccatctgtttttttttttatacttccaTAGGAATACGTGGATAACATCAACGCTATCACTTTCTACTGGTTTTAATGACTAtggtctgtgcccagtgggtaggctgCTAGGACTCGTACACAGCAGGCTGAAGGCGcgataagtagctagctagctaggacaccGGTAGACAATGTCCTTCACCCCACTGGCGGGCACTGCTTTCCCGCAGGTATGTGAACAACTCGGAGGGCAGGCGTTAGCGAAGGTCACCGTGTGCTAGCCAACTAGGAGGATTCCGGTACACTGCAGGTGGGAGGAAGGGGCGACACCCGTATCAGGGGAAATCCAGAATATCAAAAATGTCGAGGGGAGGCGTTCATACAGAGTCTTCCTACCTGGGTCTTGGATCCTCACCAATGTTGATCTGGAGGACaagtacaaaaataaatgtgtcaATTGAAAGGGAAGTAAGGCTGCTTGATAGCCGTGGGGTGTAGAGGTGCTGAagatgctgcagcaccccctggaaataataagaaaacatgtTATCACTaaacaaatacactgctcaaaaaaataaagggaacactaaaataacacatcctagatctgaatgaatgaaatattcttattaaatacttttttctttacatagttgaatgtg
It encodes the following:
- the LOC111970091 gene encoding peptidyl-prolyl cis-trans isomerase FKBP11, whose product is MKAKTGVILVMLAAFVYVAAQDTEAEQNVVEELLVETLVKPETCSIMSEMGDTLQIHYTGKLLADGKVIDSSLSRDPLVVVLGKRTVIPGLEQSLVGVCEGQKIKTTIPPHLAYGKRGYPPTIPADAALEFEVEVMSLIQATPWQKMVNDVFPLVCLGLVPTLLGMVGLYLYNKANAQRPGKKKAKKSKNK